A window of the Lolium perenne isolate Kyuss_39 chromosome 7, Kyuss_2.0, whole genome shotgun sequence genome harbors these coding sequences:
- the LOC127319146 gene encoding aminopeptidase M1-B-like, translating to MLQSYLGADRFQKALASYIKKYAYSNAKTEDLWAVLEEETGEPVKDLMTTWTKQQGYPVIFAKLNGQYLELEQAQFLSDGSSGPGTWIVPMTSCCGSYDVNKKFLLKGKADKIHIKDFAASETADRGTCQNSWIKLNIDQTGFYRVKYDDELAAGLENAVKANKLSLMDMIGIVEDSYALSVACKQTLTSLLRLLNAYRHESDYTVLSHVTSVCLGVNKISTDATPDLSRDIKQLLIKLLLLAAKRVGWDPKDGESHLDVMLRSLLLLALVKLGHDETIAEGIRRFHIFLEDRKSPLLPPDNRKAAYLAVMRNVSTSSRAGYDSLLKIYRETSEAQEKSRILGSLSSCPDKDIVVEALNFMLTDEVRNQDAFYVLGGISLEGREVAWAWLQENWDHVVKTWPSSSLISDFVNSTISPFTSEERAAEVSEFFCTRVKPSFERALKQSLERVRISARWIESIKSEPNLAQTVHQLLLEEM from the exons ATGCTGCAAAGCTATCTTGGTGCAGACCGTTTTCAG AAAGCTTTGGCTTCATACATAAAGAAGTACGCGTACTCAAACGCTAAAACCGAAGACCTGTGGGCTGTTCTTGAGGAGGAAACTGGGGAGCCTGTTAAAGACCTGATGACTACATGGACTAAGCAACAAGGATATCCTGTTATATTTGCAAAACTAAATGGGCAATATTTGGAACTCGAGCAG GCTCAGTTTCTGTCAGATGGATCATCTGGTCCTGGCACGTGGATTGTTCCTATGACTTCATGCTGTGGCTCATATGATGTGAATAAAAAGTTTCTATTGAAAGGAAAGGCTGATAAGATCCATATAAAAGATTTTGCGGCCTCCGAAACTGCTGACAGAGGGACATGCCAAAACTCTTGGATCAAACTGAACATTGATCAAACTGGATTTTATAGAGTGAAGTATGATGATGAACTTGCAGCCGGACTTGAAAATGCAGTAAAGGCCAACAAACTCTCGTTAATGGATATGATTG GTATTGTGGAAGATTCATATGCCCTTTCTGTTGCTTGCAAACAAACACTGACATCATTGCTGCGTCTGCTGAATGCTTATCGTCATGAGTCAGATTATACTGTGCTTTCACATGTAACCTCT GTATGTTTAGGCGTTAATAAAATATCAACTGATGCCACTCCTGACTTGTCTAGAGATATCAAACAACTTCTGATCAAGCTTCTTCTATTAGCTGCCAA AAGAGTAGGCTGGGATCCTAAGGATGGTGAAAGCCATCTTGATGTCATGCTTAGATCACTGCTCTTGCTTGCTCTTGTCAAACTTGGACATGATGAGACTATAGCTGAGGGAATTCGCCGTTTCCACATCTTCTTAGAAGACCGAAAAAGTCCCCTTCTGCCACCAGATAATAGAAAG GCAGCATACCTTGCTGTGATGCGGAACGTGAGTACCTCAAGCAGGGCCGGTTATGATTCTCTCCTGAAAATCTACAGGGAAACATCTGAAGCACAGGAGAAGTCTCGCATCTTAG GCTCGTTGTCTTCGTGCCCAGACAAGGATATTGTTGTTGAGGCATTGAACTTTATGCTTACAGATGAG GTACGGAATCAAGATGCATTTTATGTCCTTGGTGGTATTAGCTTAGAAGGACGTGAAGTTGCATGGGCCTGGCTTCAG GAAAATTGGGACCACGTCGTCAAGACTTGGCCATCAAGCTCACTCATATCGGACTTTGTCAATTCTACTATTTCACCG ttcacctccgaggagagaGCTGCTGAGGTTTCTGAGTTCTTTTGCACTCGTGTGAAACCATCGTTCGAGAGAGCATTGAAGCAGAGCCTTGAGAGGGTGCGGATCAGCGCTAGATGGATCGAGAGCATCAAGAGTGAGCCGAACCTCGCCCAAACGGTGCACCAGTTGCTGCTGGAGGAGATGTAA